In Bacillus rossius redtenbacheri isolate Brsri chromosome 15, Brsri_v3, whole genome shotgun sequence, one genomic interval encodes:
- the LOC134539283 gene encoding STAM-binding protein-like produces MENENANANSASMDPNSRIKTLSEYGNAVEVDKTIQPKMYYRSGLEMVRMANVYLEEGCLENAYILYMKFMTLFIEKIREHPNFASVSAADRASNAQKLREVLPKAEKLKSQLLERYTKEYQKYLEEKKRRDDERALLAQRQAGRRQAEDAPRDDPGLKLHLAGHTPLVVSPPLPTDSVRYDMLDTDKPAPALPSPSLSSVPSFDRSMKPMNLLTPTLRNVIVPSQLIEKFKNLAQRNTEKNIETCGILAGKLGRNVLTITHLILPKQTGTPDSCSTTDEVEVDRFQRDQDLITLGWIHTHPTQTAFLSSVDLHTHYSYQCLMSEAVAIVCAPSYHEDATFMLTQDYGLNYIRNCTLTGFHPHPTHPPLYEEAAHCRVDSTAPVKVIDLR; encoded by the exons ATGGAAAACGAAAATGCCAATGCGAATAGTGCTTCGATGGATCCCAACAGTAGAATCAAAACACTATCGGAATACGGAAATGCAGTGGAAGTCGATAAGACTATTCAACCAAAAAT GTACTACAGATCAGGGTTGGAAATGGTGCGAATGGCGAACGTGTATCTGGAAGAAGGCTGCCTGGAAAATGCATATATTCTCTACATGAAGTTCATGAC ATTGTTCATTGAGAAGATCCGCGAGCACCCGAACTTTGCCTCGGTGTCGGCAGCGGACAGAGCCAGCAACGCCCAGAAGCTGCGGGAAGTGTTGCCCAAGGCTGAGAAGCTGAAGTCTCAGCTGCTCGAGCGATACACCAAGGAGTACCAGAAGTATTTGGAGGAAAAG AAGAGGCGGGACGACGAGCGGGCGCTGCTCGCCCAGCGGCAGGCGGGGCGGAGGCAGGCGGAGGACGCGCCCCGCGATGACCCGGGCCTCAAGCTGCATCTGGCCGGCCACACGCCCCTCGTGGTGTCCCCGCCCCTGCCCACGGACAGCGTGCGCTACGACATGCTCGACACCGACAAGCCCGCCCCGGCCCTCCCCTCCCC GAGCCTGTCTTCTGTGCCTTCGTTTGACCGGAGCATGAAGCCCATGAACCTGCTGACGCCCACCCTCAGGAACGTGATAGTGCCCTCGCAGCTGATCGAGAAGTTCAAGAACCTGGCCCAGCGCAACACGGAGAAGAACATCGAGACGTGCGGGATCCTGGCCGGCAAGCTG GGCCGCAACGTGCTGACCATCACGCACCTGATCCTGCCGAAGCAGACTGGCACGCCCGACTCGTGCAGCACCACGGACGAGGTGGAGGTGGACCGGTTCCAGCGCGACCAGGACCTCATCACGCTCGGCTGGATCCACACGCACCCCACGCAGACGGCCTTCCTGTCCAGCGTGGACCTGCACACGCACTACTCCTACCAGTGCCTCATGAGCGAGGCGGTGGCCATCGTGTGCGCGCCCAGCTACCACGA GGATGCCACCTTCATGCTCACTCAAGACTATGGGCTGAACTACATCAGGAACTGCACATTGACTGGGTTTCATCCGCACCCGACACATCCGCCTCTCTACGAG GAGGCAGCGCACTGTCGCGTCGACAGCACGGCGCCCGTGAAGGTCATCGACCTGAGATGA